Proteins encoded in a region of the Clostridium butyricum genome:
- a CDS encoding acyl-[acyl-carrier-protein] thioesterase, translating into MTKEFTKNYEIHYYEVDSRLRCKLSSIIDFICDVGTQQSESVGGGMKYCTENNCAWVFYKYDIKMSKYPMFGETISITTKPVGFKKFYGLRKYIIKDSEENIIGEALALFFLINIEKRRPTRIQKEQYDFYGVDGDIDYDVSMEKLERVDYEDYSVDFHIRYSDIDSNNHVNNVKYIEWAIEAVPIEVVKDYRIKRIKVTFEKESRYGETISSSVAFKEVNENTINSYHTIRKDDGTELTLLEAEWEKDTSL; encoded by the coding sequence ATGACTAAAGAATTCACTAAAAATTATGAGATACATTATTATGAGGTAGATTCAAGACTGAGATGTAAATTATCATCAATTATTGATTTTATATGTGATGTGGGAACTCAACAATCAGAATCAGTTGGCGGAGGAATGAAATATTGTACAGAAAATAATTGTGCATGGGTTTTTTACAAATACGATATAAAAATGAGCAAATATCCTATGTTTGGAGAGACTATAAGTATAACTACAAAGCCAGTAGGTTTCAAAAAGTTTTATGGGTTAAGAAAATATATTATTAAAGACAGTGAAGAAAATATAATAGGTGAAGCTTTAGCATTATTTTTTCTTATAAATATTGAAAAAAGAAGGCCTACAAGAATTCAGAAGGAACAATATGATTTTTATGGAGTAGATGGTGATATTGATTATGATGTAAGTATGGAGAAATTAGAAAGAGTTGATTATGAAGATTACTCAGTAGACTTCCATATAAGATATAGCGATATAGACTCTAATAATCATGTCAATAATGTAAAATATATTGAATGGGCAATTGAAGCAGTTCCAATTGAAGTTGTTAAGGATTATAGAATAAAGAGAATTAAGGTTACGTTTGAAAAAGAAAGTAGATATGGTGAGACTATATCTTCATCTGTAGCCTTTAAAGAAGTTAATGAAAATACAATAAATTCTTATCATACAATTAGAAAAGATGATGGTACTGAATTAACTTTGTTAGAAGCTGAATGGGAAAAAGATACTAGTTTATAA
- a CDS encoding S8 family serine peptidase: MFSNKNKLDYNLKYYMSKNIYKSYRVLIKYKDFQSSIAKKINSYKGNVYHIIESSNIISAQLNGRSIERIIEYPEIEEIFLDEYLFLCGMSVASANKSTYIEKTNLSGSGIGIGVVDSGVYPHKDLTSPTNKISLFEDLINDIQYPYDDNGHGTSVSGILCSSGFSSNNMYKGICPKSKLYCYKAFDKLGKGFASDVLFAIESLINLNLSEEHNIKILCLPFELLSHNVFITNAFEKLFDRAIENGMIPIVSAGSSLNSKYSVMGIATLQNCITVGGLDTTKSIIKPYPYSACGPLSKYDKPDLCASCVNIVSLNCDKNYISEKNGIKLYPKQLDVSYKTFTGSSLATAYVSGICALICEKNPNIMFKDMHSLLQVACNSIDDIPKYIQGDGVINFKKLIT, translated from the coding sequence ATGTTTTCAAATAAAAACAAATTAGATTACAATTTAAAGTACTACATGTCCAAAAATATTTATAAATCTTATCGAGTACTCATTAAATATAAAGACTTTCAATCTTCAATTGCGAAAAAAATCAATTCCTACAAGGGAAATGTATATCATATAATAGAATCTTCTAATATTATAAGCGCTCAGCTTAATGGACGAAGCATTGAGAGAATAATTGAATATCCTGAAATAGAAGAAATATTTCTTGATGAATACTTATTTTTATGTGGTATGAGTGTAGCTTCTGCCAATAAATCTACTTATATTGAAAAAACTAATTTATCTGGCTCAGGAATTGGTATTGGAGTTGTAGATAGCGGTGTATATCCTCATAAAGATTTAACTTCCCCAACAAATAAAATTTCACTTTTTGAAGATTTAATAAACGATATACAATATCCATATGATGATAACGGACATGGTACTTCTGTAAGTGGAATTTTGTGTAGTAGCGGATTTTCTTCTAATAATATGTACAAAGGCATTTGCCCAAAAAGTAAGCTTTATTGTTATAAAGCCTTTGACAAACTCGGTAAGGGATTTGCTTCTGATGTACTTTTCGCAATTGAAAGTCTTATTAATCTAAATCTATCTGAAGAACATAACATAAAGATATTGTGTCTTCCTTTTGAGCTTTTAAGTCATAATGTCTTTATAACAAATGCATTTGAAAAATTATTTGATCGCGCTATAGAAAATGGTATGATTCCTATAGTTTCTGCGGGAAGCAGTCTTAATAGTAAATATTCAGTTATGGGAATTGCTACATTGCAAAACTGCATTACTGTAGGCGGTCTGGATACTACAAAATCAATTATTAAACCTTATCCTTATTCTGCATGTGGCCCATTATCTAAATATGACAAACCAGATTTATGTGCCTCATGCGTAAATATCGTATCTCTAAATTGTGATAAAAATTATATTTCTGAAAAGAATGGAATCAAACTTTATCCAAAGCAACTTGATGTATCATATAAGACATTTACAGGCTCTTCATTAGCAACAGCTTATGTTTCTGGAATATGTGCATTAATCTGCGAAAAAAATCCTAACATCATGTTTAAAGATATGCATTCACTTTTACAAGTTGCTTGTAATTCCATTGATGATATCCCTAAATATATTCAAGGTGATGGTGTTATTAATTTTAAAAAACTTATAACCTAA
- a CDS encoding adenylosuccinate synthase, with translation MSAFIVLGAQWGDEGKGKMTDYLAEEANVVVRFQGGNNAGHTVVVGDKEYKLHLIPSGILYEDKLNVIGNGVVVDPKALFEEIDYLEGVGVKVTPEKLIISDRAQLIMPYHKVLDKLKEQARGKNDIGTTGKGIGPCYTDKFERCGIRVCDLMHEDVFTEKLKENIEMKNAYITKVLGGEPVSFDEILKEYLEFAKKLRPFVQDTSVRVYNDIKADKTVLFEGAQGMLLDIDYGTYPYVTSSNTTAGGVANGVGIGPNMITNAVGITKAYTTRVGKGPFPTELLDETGDWIREKGHEYGVTTGRSRRCGWLDLVIVKTACRVSGLTSLAVTKIDTLAGLDKLRVCVGYKFNGEVIDYFPASLEDLAKCEPIYEEFEGWGEEVANARSYDELPENAKKYLKRIEEFTDTKISIVSVGPKRDQTMRVKSL, from the coding sequence ATGTCAGCATTTATTGTTTTAGGAGCTCAATGGGGCGATGAAGGAAAAGGTAAGATGACAGATTACTTAGCAGAAGAGGCTAATGTTGTTGTTAGATTCCAAGGGGGAAACAATGCTGGTCACACTGTAGTAGTTGGTGACAAAGAATATAAATTGCACTTAATACCATCAGGGATTTTATATGAAGATAAATTAAATGTAATAGGAAATGGAGTCGTTGTTGATCCAAAGGCTTTATTTGAAGAAATAGATTATTTAGAAGGTGTTGGAGTTAAGGTAACACCAGAAAAATTAATAATAAGTGATAGAGCACAACTTATAATGCCTTATCATAAAGTTTTAGATAAGCTTAAAGAACAAGCAAGAGGGAAAAATGATATAGGTACTACTGGTAAAGGTATAGGACCTTGTTATACAGATAAATTTGAAAGATGTGGAATAAGAGTATGTGATTTAATGCATGAAGATGTATTCACAGAAAAACTTAAAGAAAACATCGAAATGAAAAATGCTTATATAACTAAAGTTTTAGGTGGAGAACCTGTAAGTTTTGATGAAATATTAAAAGAATACTTAGAGTTTGCTAAGAAGTTAAGACCATTTGTTCAAGATACTTCAGTTAGAGTTTACAATGATATTAAGGCTGATAAAACAGTTTTATTTGAAGGTGCTCAAGGTATGTTATTAGATATAGATTACGGAACTTATCCATATGTAACTTCATCTAATACAACTGCAGGAGGAGTAGCTAATGGTGTTGGTATAGGACCAAACATGATTACTAATGCAGTAGGTATTACAAAAGCATATACTACAAGAGTTGGTAAAGGACCATTCCCAACAGAATTACTTGATGAAACTGGTGACTGGATAAGAGAAAAAGGTCATGAATATGGTGTAACAACTGGAAGATCAAGAAGATGTGGTTGGTTAGATTTAGTTATAGTTAAAACTGCATGTAGAGTTAGTGGATTAACTTCATTAGCTGTTACTAAGATAGATACCTTAGCTGGTTTAGATAAGTTAAGAGTTTGTGTTGGATATAAATTTAATGGAGAAGTTATTGATTACTTCCCAGCAAGTTTAGAAGATTTAGCTAAGTGCGAACCTATATATGAAGAATTTGAAGGCTGGGGAGAAGAAGTAGCAAATGCAAGAAGCTACGATGAATTACCAGAAAATGCAAAGAAATACTTAAAGAGAATAGAAGAATTTACAGATACTAAGATATCAATAGTTTCAGTAGGACCTAAGAGAGATCAAACTATGAGAGTAAAATCTCTATAG
- a CDS encoding NAD(P)-dependent malic enzyme: MNIYEEALKFHEEKRGKYEIKPTCEVKNAKDLSLAYTPGVAEPCREIHKDSSKVYTYTRKWNTVAVISDGTAVLGLGDIGPMAALPVMEGKSVLFKEFGNVDAFPIVLDTKNVDQIVETVANIAPTLGGINLEDISAPRCFEVEQKLKERLNIPVFHDDQHGTAIVVLSGLINALKVVNKKLDNINVVINGAGSAGTAICKLLLSSGVKNIVMCDINGVISRDKDFSDNKYMAELAEITNPHNVTGMLKDAMVGADVFIGVSAPNIVSKDMVKTMNKDGIIFAMANPTPEIFPEDAKEAGIAVMGTGRSDYPNQINNVLAFPGVFRGALDVRASEINEEMKVAAAYAISNAIAESELTAENIIPKAFDLKVQKLVAEAVKEAAIKSGVAQI, encoded by the coding sequence ATGAATATTTATGAAGAAGCTTTGAAATTCCATGAGGAAAAGAGAGGTAAATACGAAATCAAACCAACATGCGAAGTAAAAAACGCTAAAGATTTAAGTTTAGCTTACACACCTGGTGTTGCTGAACCATGCCGTGAAATACACAAGGATTCATCAAAGGTTTATACATACACACGTAAATGGAATACTGTTGCTGTAATTTCAGATGGAACTGCAGTACTTGGGCTTGGAGATATCGGACCTATGGCTGCTTTACCTGTAATGGAAGGTAAAAGCGTTCTATTTAAGGAATTTGGTAATGTAGATGCATTCCCTATAGTTCTTGATACTAAAAATGTTGATCAAATTGTTGAAACAGTTGCTAATATTGCTCCAACTCTTGGAGGAATAAATCTAGAAGATATTTCAGCTCCAAGATGCTTTGAAGTTGAACAAAAATTAAAAGAAAGATTAAATATACCAGTTTTCCATGATGATCAACACGGAACTGCTATTGTTGTTTTATCTGGATTAATAAATGCATTAAAGGTAGTTAATAAAAAATTAGATAATATTAATGTAGTTATAAATGGTGCAGGTTCAGCTGGTACTGCAATCTGTAAATTATTACTTTCTTCTGGCGTAAAAAATATAGTAATGTGTGATATAAATGGCGTAATAAGCAGAGACAAAGATTTTAGCGATAATAAATATATGGCTGAATTAGCGGAGATAACTAATCCACACAATGTTACTGGAATGCTTAAAGACGCTATGGTTGGCGCTGATGTATTTATAGGGGTTTCCGCTCCAAACATAGTTTCAAAAGATATGGTAAAAACAATGAATAAAGATGGAATAATATTCGCTATGGCAAATCCAACTCCTGAAATCTTCCCTGAAGATGCAAAAGAAGCAGGAATTGCTGTTATGGGTACTGGACGTTCAGATTATCCAAATCAAATCAACAATGTACTTGCATTTCCTGGAGTATTCAGAGGTGCATTAGATGTTAGAGCATCAGAAATAAATGAAGAAATGAAAGTTGCTGCTGCTTATGCAATTTCAAATGCTATTGCTGAAAGTGAATTAACTGCTGAAAATATAATTCCAAAAGCATTTGATTTAAAAGTTCAAAAATTAGTTGCAGAAGCTGTAAAAGAAGCTGCTATTAAAAGTGGTGTAGCTCAAATATAA
- a CDS encoding DnaD domain protein, whose protein sequence is MSTFMLKSKSVGFTPVSNIFIEKYMTQARGEFIKIYLLMLKYNVSGELGVSSSILASSLNLLESDIMNALHYWNDLGVIKLTCIDKMGNFNIEFLELADEVKSPAKQIDLLEALDSNNTKDMLKDIEVLLGRPLSPNEMSLYLNWQHEFGFSSELILILIEYCVSKGKSDHRYIEKVALAWHDQKISTVEQAQNLIKKTEDKWINIRKILSYLGITNTDIMKPQQDMIEKWILTFKFPNEIIFKACDVCFERLNRADFKYIDGILSNWNKNNIRTLDDIALKDNKTTQNSSFKKNSYNNNTQNSKVPHKFNNFEPRQYDYDSLEKKLLGWDNDD, encoded by the coding sequence ATGAGTACATTCATGTTAAAAAGTAAATCTGTAGGATTTACTCCTGTAAGCAATATTTTTATTGAAAAATATATGACTCAAGCTAGAGGCGAATTTATAAAAATTTACTTATTGATGTTGAAATATAATGTTTCTGGTGAATTAGGCGTAAGCTCATCAATATTAGCCTCCTCTCTAAATTTACTTGAATCTGATATAATGAATGCATTACATTATTGGAATGATTTAGGTGTTATTAAATTAACATGTATAGATAAAATGGGAAACTTTAATATTGAATTTTTAGAGTTAGCCGATGAAGTTAAATCTCCAGCGAAGCAAATCGATTTATTAGAGGCATTGGATAGCAATAATACAAAAGATATGCTTAAAGATATAGAAGTTCTCCTAGGAAGACCTCTCTCTCCAAACGAAATGTCACTTTATTTAAACTGGCAACACGAATTTGGTTTTTCATCTGAATTAATATTAATCTTAATAGAGTACTGTGTTTCAAAAGGAAAAAGTGATCACAGATATATTGAAAAAGTTGCTTTAGCTTGGCATGATCAAAAAATATCAACTGTTGAACAGGCTCAAAATCTTATTAAGAAAACTGAGGATAAATGGATTAACATAAGAAAAATTCTATCTTATCTTGGTATCACTAATACAGATATAATGAAGCCACAACAGGATATGATTGAAAAATGGATATTAACTTTTAAATTTCCAAATGAAATTATTTTTAAAGCATGTGATGTATGCTTTGAAAGATTAAATAGAGCTGATTTTAAATATATCGATGGAATTCTTTCAAACTGGAACAAAAATAACATAAGAACTCTTGATGATATAGCATTAAAAGATAATAAAACAACTCAAAATTCATCTTTTAAAAAGAATTCATACAATAATAACACACAAAACTCAAAGGTTCCTCATAAGTTTAATAACTTTGAACCAAGACAATATGATTATGACTCTTTAGAAAAGAAATTATTAGGATGGGATAATGATGATTAA
- a CDS encoding NAD(P)/FAD-dependent oxidoreductase, with translation MIYHDLIVVGGGASGLTAAIIAKDFGIDVAIVEGTDRIGKKILTTGNGRCNISNNRISYPYNTYHSENKDFFVEALNNLTVEDTKNLFLSLGLPLTELDNGKMYPKSLQASSVVDIFRMTLEDKQIPLYTNCKINSISKKKNFNLSTNNDEYDGFSCKKLILSCGGKSAVKTGSDGTGYKLAKSLGHSTTDMVPGIVQLKLDYPYLKSISGVKFDGNVSILIDGEVVRTETGEVLFTDYGISGPPILQLSYYASKALNNKSKVTIRIDMFPSETKEDVENFFSSHFSMFSYREISSALVGTIHKKLIPTLLKDSGIKDIHLPCSNVEWKYINKLISKFKTWDFNCIDTNGFGNAQVTVGGINTKEINNLTLESNLVNNLYFCGEILDVHGDCGGFNLQWAWSSGYLAGKSASENK, from the coding sequence ATGATTTATCACGATTTAATAGTTGTTGGCGGTGGTGCTTCTGGCCTAACTGCTGCTATTATAGCTAAAGATTTTGGAATAGATGTAGCCATTGTTGAAGGCACAGATAGAATAGGTAAAAAAATTCTTACAACTGGTAATGGACGATGCAATATATCAAATAACCGAATTTCTTATCCATATAATACTTATCATAGTGAAAATAAAGATTTCTTCGTAGAAGCTTTAAACAACCTTACAGTTGAAGATACAAAAAATTTATTTTTATCATTAGGATTGCCTTTAACAGAATTAGATAATGGAAAAATGTACCCAAAATCACTTCAAGCCTCATCTGTAGTAGATATATTTAGAATGACACTTGAAGATAAACAAATTCCTTTGTATACAAATTGTAAAATTAATTCTATAAGCAAGAAAAAAAACTTTAATCTTTCTACAAATAATGATGAATATGATGGTTTTTCATGTAAAAAATTAATTTTAAGCTGTGGTGGAAAGTCTGCTGTTAAGACTGGCTCTGATGGTACTGGATATAAATTAGCAAAATCCTTAGGACACAGCACTACAGATATGGTTCCAGGTATAGTTCAATTAAAATTAGATTATCCTTATTTAAAATCAATATCTGGAGTAAAATTCGATGGAAATGTTTCTATATTAATAGATGGTGAAGTAGTCCGAACTGAAACCGGAGAAGTCTTGTTTACTGATTATGGGATATCAGGACCACCAATCTTACAACTTTCTTATTATGCTTCCAAGGCTTTAAATAATAAATCAAAAGTTACAATAAGAATAGATATGTTTCCAAGCGAAACTAAAGAAGATGTAGAAAACTTTTTTTCAAGTCATTTTTCAATGTTCAGCTATAGAGAAATTTCTTCTGCTTTAGTAGGAACTATACATAAAAAGTTAATTCCTACATTATTAAAGGATTCAGGAATAAAAGATATCCACCTTCCTTGCAGTAATGTTGAATGGAAGTATATAAATAAACTTATTTCAAAATTTAAAACTTGGGATTTCAACTGTATTGATACAAATGGGTTTGGAAATGCTCAAGTGACTGTTGGTGGAATTAATACAAAAGAAATCAACAATTTGACTTTAGAATCAAATCTAGTTAATAATCTATATTTCTGCGGAGAAATACTTGATGTTCATGGTGACTGTGGGGGATTTAACCTTCAATGGGCATGGAGTTCTGGATATCTCGCTGGTAAATCAGCTTCAGAAAACAAATAG
- a CDS encoding bile acid:sodium symporter family protein codes for MNALKKISKLLSKNTSVFVIAVAIVTFFIPELFTWVRGTNQTIILGIIMFGMGLTLTTQDFKILAQRPLDIFIGALAQYTVMPLLAYTVGTLLGLPNEIKIGLVLVGCCPGGVSSNIMSFLCKGDVPFSVGMTTASTLLSPILTPVLVLFLAGAQIEVNAIGMFKSIIQSVIIPIVIGFTLNYFFGEKREFKDIQEVMPGVSVTGLAFIVGGVISLQGQNFFKSGVLIFIAVLLHNGLGYLLGYGVGVLTKMSTAKKRTISIEVGMQNAGLATNLATAHFAATPQAAVACAVSCVWHSISGTILAGLYAKFDEKKDKNQISDIEAISE; via the coding sequence ATGAATGCATTAAAAAAAATAAGTAAATTATTATCTAAAAACACATCGGTGTTTGTTATTGCAGTAGCAATAGTAACTTTTTTTATTCCAGAATTATTTACATGGGTTAGAGGCACCAATCAAACAATAATACTTGGAATAATAATGTTTGGAATGGGATTAACACTTACTACTCAGGACTTCAAAATATTAGCACAAAGACCTTTAGATATATTTATAGGTGCTTTAGCTCAATATACAGTTATGCCACTGTTGGCATATACAGTTGGCACTTTGCTAGGATTGCCAAATGAAATTAAGATTGGATTAGTTTTGGTAGGATGTTGTCCAGGTGGAGTTTCATCAAATATTATGTCATTTTTATGTAAGGGTGATGTCCCTTTTTCTGTTGGCATGACAACGGCCTCAACACTTTTATCACCAATATTAACACCAGTTTTAGTATTATTTTTAGCAGGTGCACAAATTGAAGTTAATGCTATTGGAATGTTTAAATCAATAATTCAATCAGTAATAATTCCAATCGTAATAGGATTTACTTTAAATTATTTCTTTGGAGAAAAGAGAGAATTTAAAGATATCCAAGAGGTTATGCCAGGGGTTTCTGTTACAGGGCTTGCGTTTATAGTTGGAGGAGTTATTTCTTTGCAAGGTCAAAATTTCTTTAAATCAGGAGTATTGATATTCATAGCAGTATTATTACACAATGGATTAGGATATTTGTTAGGATATGGAGTTGGAGTTCTTACAAAAATGTCTACAGCTAAGAAACGTACAATATCTATTGAAGTAGGAATGCAAAATGCAGGACTTGCTACTAATTTAGCAACAGCTCACTTTGCAGCTACACCACAAGCAGCAGTTGCATGTGCAGTATCATGTGTATGGCATTCAATTTCGGGAACAATACTTGCAGGATTATATGCTAAATTTGATGAAAAGAAAGATAAGAATCAAATATCAGATATAGAAGCCATTAGTGAATAA
- a CDS encoding RNA polymerase sigma factor: protein MSLIFKYLISIGASKEDAEDIIQETFVKTYENIDVLIDGNLKAWMFKVSLNKFYTLYKKSKTSISLTDELCSNLKTDFQISNIDMSLDINHILSKMNESEKNLLILKYNLGLSYFNISKLLNINETSAKTLCYRARNKFKKIWECEKYE, encoded by the coding sequence ATGTCCTTAATTTTTAAATATTTAATTTCAATAGGAGCTTCAAAAGAAGATGCTGAAGATATAATACAAGAAACCTTTGTTAAGACATATGAGAATATAGATGTTTTAATAGATGGCAATTTAAAAGCATGGATGTTTAAAGTTTCACTTAATAAATTCTATACATTATATAAAAAAAGTAAGACAAGTATTTCTCTAACTGATGAACTATGTTCAAATTTGAAAACGGATTTTCAAATATCTAATATTGATATGTCTTTAGATATCAACCATATACTATCAAAAATGAATGAAAGTGAAAAAAACCTACTGATATTAAAATACAACCTTGGATTGTCTTATTTTAATATCAGCAAATTACTAAATATAAATGAAACTTCTGCAAAAACATTATGTTATCGTGCTAGAAACAAATTTAAAAAAATCTGGGAGTGTGAAAAATATGAGTAA
- a CDS encoding ATP-binding protein, with translation MIKGYQSEILKIYDNIRDKESKALKNRKAEIADKYPEIMELDNQIQKLSLKMALSVIKANDEGKTLNDFKENITDLRMKKCEMLVERGYSPEYLNMHYHCTKCQDTGFIGNIKCKCYKEKLIRLYYKDSELEQVIKTNNFSNFDLSLYPVHRIGDEKYSSRKNMENILEYIQNDYIPNFASLHTNLLFYGNPGSGKTYLSYCISKNILDDGYLVVYKTSDELIQNLRDIRFNNNTNLESLLFDCDLLIIDDLGAEHLNEFSIAELFNILNRKILNKKKMIISTNLTLPDIVKRYSERISSRLIGDFKLFKFYSEDIRIKKNLEKNR, from the coding sequence ATGATTAAAGGATATCAAAGTGAAATTTTAAAAATATACGATAATATTAGAGATAAAGAATCAAAAGCACTAAAGAACAGAAAAGCTGAAATTGCTGATAAATATCCTGAAATTATGGAACTTGATAATCAAATACAAAAACTTTCCTTAAAAATGGCTTTATCTGTTATTAAAGCTAATGATGAAGGAAAAACCTTAAATGACTTTAAAGAAAATATAACCGATTTAAGAATGAAGAAATGTGAAATGCTTGTAGAAAGAGGATATTCTCCTGAATATCTCAATATGCATTATCATTGTACTAAATGCCAAGATACTGGCTTTATAGGAAATATAAAATGTAAATGCTACAAAGAAAAATTAATACGCCTTTACTACAAGGATTCTGAACTTGAGCAGGTTATTAAAACAAATAATTTTAGTAATTTTGATTTAAGTTTATATCCAGTGCATAGAATAGGAGATGAAAAATATTCTTCAAGAAAAAACATGGAAAATATTTTAGAGTATATTCAAAATGATTATATTCCAAATTTTGCTTCATTACATACTAACTTATTGTTTTATGGCAATCCAGGTAGCGGCAAAACATATTTATCCTATTGTATATCAAAAAACATATTAGACGATGGATATCTTGTAGTTTATAAAACTTCAGATGAATTAATACAAAATCTTCGTGATATACGATTTAACAACAATACTAATCTTGAATCACTTCTATTTGACTGTGATTTACTTATAATCGATGATTTAGGTGCAGAGCATCTTAATGAATTTTCCATTGCAGAATTATTTAATATACTTAACAGAAAAATATTAAATAAAAAGAAAATGATAATATCAACTAATTTAACTTTACCTGATATAGTGAAGCGATATAGCGAAAGAATATCTTCACGATTAATTGGTGATTTTAAATTATTTAAATTTTATTCTGAAGATATAAGAATCAAAAAGAATTTAGAAAAGAATAGATGA
- a CDS encoding DUF1858 domain-containing protein, whose translation MITKDMTIGEVVHADASKAEVLMGFGMGCVGCPSAQAETIAEAAAVHGINLDDLLEALNK comes from the coding sequence ATGATAACTAAGGATATGACAATCGGTGAAGTAGTTCATGCAGATGCATCTAAAGCAGAAGTTTTAATGGGCTTTGGTATGGGATGTGTTGGATGTCCATCAGCACAAGCTGAAACAATAGCAGAAGCTGCAGCAGTTCACGGAATTAATTTAGACGATTTATTAGAAGCATTAAATAAATAA
- a CDS encoding anti sigma factor C-terminal domain-containing protein, giving the protein MSNEIDDVFSNEFEDTLKRTVKKSRKKLNLKIILITFISTLLIIFLGNLGLTFLSDKYIKSQFYKDLNIKTMEYQIKYPNEYITHQNYLETGYFKFQSTYDISKTIGSRLLLANITNTLGGLNKNSFIHDSYLISKPFPSLDNDINNRPSSSYGLRHLNFLYPYVNYENTINDFKLLNEIDNSKTLEMALSFDDGYSYDQVNTLIDSSLITFYWVDISNEENRTYEIQNKTYENDTSAIGIKSINYNGNTINDVNDRLNKFKDSLQYLRANGEYGVVDNDFNADNIKINGVVVVGHPNELKILENNKIIKHAMIGTVVDKY; this is encoded by the coding sequence ATGAGTAATGAAATTGATGATGTGTTTTCAAATGAATTTGAAGATACATTAAAAAGAACAGTAAAAAAAAGCAGAAAAAAATTAAATTTAAAAATTATTCTTATAACCTTTATTTCTACTCTACTCATTATCTTTTTAGGTAATTTAGGATTAACATTTTTAAGTGATAAATATATAAAATCACAATTTTATAAAGATTTAAATATTAAAACCATGGAATATCAAATTAAATACCCAAATGAATACATTACACATCAAAACTATCTTGAAACAGGATATTTTAAGTTTCAAAGTACGTATGATATTTCAAAAACAATAGGAAGTAGACTTCTTCTCGCTAATATAACAAATACTCTTGGCGGATTAAATAAAAATAGCTTCATTCATGACAGTTACTTGATTTCTAAACCGTTCCCATCATTGGATAATGATATAAACAACAGACCTTCTAGCTCATATGGTTTAAGACATTTAAACTTCTTGTATCCATATGTCAACTATGAAAATACTATAAATGATTTTAAATTATTAAATGAAATAGATAATTCTAAAACATTAGAAATGGCATTATCATTTGACGATGGATATAGTTATGATCAAGTAAATACTTTAATTGATAGTAGCTTAATAACTTTCTACTGGGTAGATATATCTAATGAGGAAAATAGAACTTACGAAATTCAAAACAAAACTTATGAAAATGATACTTCTGCTATAGGCATAAAATCTATTAACTACAACGGTAACACTATCAATGACGTAAATGATAGATTAAATAAATTTAAAGATAGTTTACAATATTTAAGAGCAAATGGGGAATATGGAGTAGTAGATAATGATTTCAATGCAGACAATATAAAAATTAATGGTGTTGTAGTTGTAGGGCATCCAAATGAACTAAAAATTCTTGAAAATAATAAAATAATTAAACATGCTATGATCGGAACTGTAGTTGATAAATATTAA